The following proteins come from a genomic window of Myroides odoratus DSM 2801:
- a CDS encoding N-acetylmuramoyl-L-alanine amidase, with protein sequence MNNRVAKLLIVFSFLCITVTTLGQNKKFKVVLDPGHGGKDSGTNHLSNVEKDIVLAVALETGKILEKNKDIEVIYTRDKDVFVEVKQRSVIANDKGGNVFVSIHCNGVDGNAAYGTETYVMGLSKNKSNLDVAKKENSVIMMEDDYKTKYAGFDPKAPESIIGLTLIQEDYVHQSIDLASRVQDGFTYDLKRKNRGVKQGPFWVLHGAFMPSILIELGFVSNKDEGAYLTSKKGQKELAESIAKGIIEYKNAYYGGDATVSISPSSETTTTAKATTTKTEKSKESTVEKATTKGVIFKVQIAASSRVLELKAKNFNGLSNVTMEKGGKVNKYFYGQTSDYNEAKKRLEEAKAKGHSSSFIVAYKDGKSISVEEALK encoded by the coding sequence ATGAACAATAGAGTTGCTAAATTGCTGATAGTTTTTTCTTTCCTATGTATTACAGTTACTACATTGGGGCAAAATAAAAAATTTAAAGTAGTATTAGATCCAGGCCATGGAGGAAAAGATTCAGGGACCAATCATTTAAGTAATGTCGAGAAAGACATTGTGTTAGCCGTTGCTTTAGAAACAGGTAAGATTCTAGAAAAGAATAAAGATATTGAGGTGATTTACACCCGTGATAAAGATGTTTTCGTTGAGGTAAAACAGCGTTCTGTTATCGCTAATGATAAAGGAGGAAATGTTTTTGTGTCGATTCACTGTAATGGAGTAGATGGAAATGCAGCCTACGGAACAGAAACCTATGTAATGGGTTTAAGTAAGAATAAATCCAACTTAGATGTGGCCAAAAAGGAGAACTCCGTAATTATGATGGAGGACGACTATAAAACGAAATATGCAGGTTTTGATCCTAAAGCTCCGGAGTCTATTATTGGATTGACGTTGATTCAGGAAGATTATGTACATCAAAGTATTGATTTAGCAAGTAGAGTGCAGGATGGATTTACGTATGATTTAAAACGAAAAAATAGAGGAGTTAAACAAGGACCTTTCTGGGTTTTACATGGAGCATTCATGCCTAGTATCTTAATTGAGTTAGGTTTTGTGTCGAATAAAGATGAAGGGGCTTACTTAACGTCTAAAAAAGGGCAGAAAGAATTAGCAGAATCTATTGCTAAAGGGATTATTGAGTATAAAAATGCATACTATGGAGGAGATGCTACAGTAAGTATCAGTCCATCATCAGAAACTACAACAACAGCAAAGGCAACAACGACGAAGACAGAAAAGAGCAAAGAAAGTACAGTAGAAAAAGCAACAACAAAAGGAGTGATTTTTAAAGTACAGATTGCAGCTAGTTCACGTGTTTTAGAATTGAAAGCAAAGAATTTCAATGGTCTTAGCAATGTGACGATGGAAAAAGGAGGAAAGGTGAACAAGTATTTTTACGGTCAAACATCGGATTATAACGAAGCTAAAAAGCGATTAGAAGAAGCTAAGGCAAAAGGACATAGCTCTTCTTTTATTGTTGCTTATAAAGACGGTAAGAGCATTTCTGTGGAAGAGGCATTGAAATAA
- a CDS encoding Rid family detoxifying hydrolase, whose protein sequence is MKKTIINSDQAPKPIGPYNHSVLVGDLLFISGQIPFNQATETLVTTGIEDEAKQVMANLKAILTAADMTFENVVKATIFLTDMNDFAKVNEIYGSFFQAETAPARECIQVVKLPRNVNVEISMIATK, encoded by the coding sequence ATGAAAAAAACAATCATAAATTCTGATCAAGCACCTAAACCTATTGGTCCTTATAATCATTCTGTCTTAGTAGGTGATTTACTTTTCATCTCTGGTCAAATTCCATTTAACCAAGCCACTGAAACATTAGTTACAACTGGTATTGAAGATGAGGCGAAACAAGTAATGGCGAATTTAAAAGCTATTCTAACAGCAGCAGACATGACGTTTGAAAACGTAGTTAAAGCAACGATTTTCTTAACTGATATGAATGATTTTGCTAAAGTGAATGAAATATATGGCAGCTTTTTTCAAGCAGAAACTGCACCAGCAAGAGAATGCATTCAAGTCGTAAAATTACCACGTAACGTAAACGTTGAAATTTCAATGATTGCTACAAAATAA
- a CDS encoding LOG family protein has translation MKEIVGNEEEKIQEKFKQKSWTEIKTNDSWGIFKIMSEFVNGYEKMGRIGPCISIFGSARTKKEDPYYKLAEEIAFKVSKAGYGVITGGGPGIMEAGNKGAHLGQGVSVGLNIELPFEQHFNPYIDSDKNIQFDYFFVRKVMFVKYSQGFVVMPGGFGTLDELFEAITLIQTKKIAKFPIILVGTDFWGGMLEWVKNVLLAKYSTISPEDMNLIQLVDTADEVVERIDAFYKKYTLKPNF, from the coding sequence ATGAAAGAAATTGTAGGCAATGAAGAGGAGAAAATCCAAGAAAAATTCAAGCAAAAGTCTTGGACAGAAATAAAAACGAATGATTCGTGGGGGATTTTTAAAATCATGTCTGAGTTTGTTAATGGATATGAGAAAATGGGACGTATCGGTCCATGTATTTCTATCTTTGGTTCAGCTAGAACAAAAAAAGAAGATCCATACTATAAATTAGCAGAAGAAATTGCATTCAAAGTTAGTAAAGCTGGCTATGGTGTTATTACTGGGGGAGGACCTGGTATTATGGAAGCTGGTAATAAAGGAGCACACTTAGGACAAGGTGTTTCAGTGGGATTGAATATTGAATTACCTTTTGAACAACACTTTAACCCTTATATCGACAGCGATAAAAATATTCAGTTTGACTATTTCTTCGTGCGTAAAGTTATGTTTGTCAAGTATTCTCAAGGGTTTGTTGTAATGCCTGGAGGGTTCGGAACATTAGATGAATTGTTTGAAGCAATTACTTTAATCCAAACGAAGAAAATCGCTAAGTTTCCAATTATTTTAGTGGGAACAGATTTTTGGGGAGGTATGTTAGAGTGGGTTAAAAATGTACTATTGGCTAAATATTCAACTATTTCTCCGGAAGACATGAATTTGATCCAATTGGTTGATACAGCAGACGAAGTAGTAGAGCGTATTGATGCTTTCTACAAAAAGTATACGTTAAAACCAAATTTCTAA
- a CDS encoding putative LPS assembly protein LptD, which produces MRTNIFNIVIVLFVLGVFSFPRVKAQEFNKTTTSLKVNNKDSKLLPGLDTDTIVPTQDSLPSIKNTTDSIKPPAKGYLEDIVYRKAKDYNKLDQKKKQITLYNQAEIKYQDFELTAGIIVFNYEQNQIYAGRIKDSLGNLSQAPVFKQGGQIVEPDSIVYNTKSQRALVWQSRTSQGEFNIKSGMTKKENDSVYFMEDVIFTTAKDLDDPEYYFKTKRVKLVPNKKVVVGPTNMVIADVPTPLGLPFAFFPMSEKAESGFIIPSVGETNQQGYYLQNGGYYFALSDRADLTMQGDYYTNGSWALRSSSNYAKRYKYNGRVLVRYENNIFSERGLPDYQKSTIYNVQWNHAQDAKSNPGSRFSASVNMGSGQYFRQSNNSYNVGASLNNTMNSSISYSKTFESTPQVNMSLSATHSQSTNTGRVNMSLPTLQASVDRMFPFAPKNGSKKGLIKNLNLSYNLRGENRVDIHEDNFFKQPMFDSLNSGFQHTIPITTNFKLFKYFSVSAGGTYNETWVFNTIKKQYNPETNRVEDIRVNGFDRFSTYNFSSNIGTTIYGTFNFSKDSKIQAIRHVMRPSVGYSYTPSFDQYYDTYSIDATGTTMQEYTRFQGGLFGAPGRMNSNMLNMSLSNTFEAKIRDDEEKDGFRKLMLLNSLNLSTSYNMSADSLKWAPMRVSTGTTLFDNKMQINVGATLDPYALNNNNQRIDVFNINNGGSLFRLTSANVTVNWSLNSNDPLFGNREKPNQNSIDNGGRGDDLFGQAGNLGDNRQSMFDNKKEDRPFEGFYNAKIPWDLTFAYSLTYNNSARQNEISNNSVMMSGNIELTPRWKVGFSSGYDFVQKGVTFTQFRFERDLLSWRMDFTWVPIGTYTSWGFFIGIKSSMLSDIKWEKRKAPDKRYF; this is translated from the coding sequence TTGCGTACTAATATTTTCAATATCGTCATAGTTTTGTTCGTTTTAGGGGTATTTTCATTCCCTAGAGTTAAAGCTCAAGAGTTCAACAAAACAACTACTTCACTGAAAGTCAACAACAAAGACTCTAAACTATTACCAGGTTTAGACACGGACACTATTGTCCCAACCCAAGATTCTTTACCTTCCATTAAGAATACGACGGATAGTATTAAACCACCTGCCAAGGGGTATTTAGAAGATATTGTCTATCGCAAAGCAAAAGATTACAATAAACTAGACCAAAAGAAAAAGCAGATTACGTTATACAACCAAGCGGAAATAAAATACCAAGATTTTGAATTAACTGCAGGGATTATTGTATTCAATTACGAACAGAATCAGATTTACGCAGGTCGTATCAAAGATAGTTTAGGTAATTTAAGTCAAGCTCCTGTTTTTAAACAAGGGGGACAAATAGTTGAGCCAGACTCTATTGTGTACAACACGAAGTCACAACGTGCTTTAGTATGGCAGTCTAGAACTTCTCAAGGTGAGTTCAACATCAAATCTGGAATGACGAAGAAAGAAAATGACTCGGTGTATTTCATGGAGGATGTAATTTTCACTACAGCAAAAGATTTAGATGATCCTGAATATTACTTCAAAACGAAAAGAGTTAAATTAGTTCCAAATAAAAAGGTTGTTGTTGGACCTACGAATATGGTTATTGCCGATGTACCTACTCCATTGGGATTGCCTTTTGCCTTCTTCCCTATGTCGGAAAAAGCAGAATCAGGTTTTATTATTCCAAGTGTGGGAGAAACGAACCAACAAGGATACTATTTACAAAATGGAGGATATTACTTTGCTTTAAGTGACCGAGCAGATTTAACGATGCAAGGGGATTATTACACCAATGGTAGCTGGGCCTTGCGATCGAGTAGCAACTATGCCAAGCGCTATAAATACAACGGACGTGTATTAGTTCGTTATGAAAATAACATATTCAGTGAACGAGGACTTCCTGATTACCAAAAAAGCACCATCTACAACGTACAGTGGAACCACGCACAAGATGCTAAATCAAACCCTGGTTCGCGTTTCTCTGCTTCGGTTAACATGGGTAGTGGTCAATATTTTAGACAGTCCAATAACTCTTATAACGTGGGTGCCTCGTTAAACAATACGATGAACTCTTCCATCAGTTATTCTAAAACTTTTGAAAGTACACCACAAGTTAATATGTCGCTTTCTGCCACGCATTCACAATCAACCAATACAGGTCGAGTGAATATGTCCTTACCGACACTTCAAGCCAGTGTAGATCGTATGTTCCCCTTTGCACCAAAAAATGGATCGAAAAAAGGGTTAATCAAAAACTTAAACCTTTCTTATAACTTAAGAGGAGAAAACCGAGTGGATATACACGAAGATAACTTCTTCAAACAACCAATGTTTGACAGTTTGAATTCTGGTTTTCAACACACTATTCCGATTACAACAAACTTTAAGCTTTTCAAATACTTCTCTGTTTCTGCAGGAGGTACCTACAATGAGACTTGGGTTTTCAATACCATAAAGAAACAATACAATCCTGAGACAAACCGCGTAGAAGACATTCGTGTTAATGGGTTTGATCGCTTTAGTACTTATAATTTTAGCTCCAATATTGGAACAACTATTTACGGTACATTTAACTTTAGTAAGGACAGTAAAATTCAAGCTATTCGTCACGTCATGCGTCCAAGCGTAGGATATTCTTATACTCCTAGTTTTGACCAATATTACGATACCTATAGCATAGATGCAACAGGAACGACAATGCAGGAGTATACGCGATTCCAAGGAGGGTTATTTGGAGCTCCAGGTAGAATGAACTCCAATATGTTGAATATGTCGTTGAGTAATACCTTTGAAGCTAAGATACGCGACGACGAAGAAAAAGATGGATTCAGAAAGCTAATGCTATTAAACAGCTTAAACCTTTCCACTAGTTACAATATGTCTGCAGATTCCCTTAAATGGGCTCCTATGCGTGTTTCAACAGGAACGACTCTTTTTGATAATAAAATGCAGATTAACGTAGGGGCAACTTTAGACCCTTATGCCTTAAATAATAACAATCAACGTATTGATGTTTTCAACATCAACAACGGAGGAAGTTTATTCCGCCTAACAAGTGCAAACGTAACGGTGAACTGGTCATTGAACAGTAATGATCCTTTATTCGGCAACAGAGAAAAACCAAACCAAAACTCAATTGACAACGGTGGACGTGGTGATGATTTATTTGGTCAAGCAGGAAATCTAGGAGATAATCGTCAAAGTATGTTTGACAACAAAAAAGAAGACCGTCCTTTTGAAGGGTTTTACAACGCTAAGATTCCGTGGGACTTAACCTTTGCCTATTCCCTAACCTACAATAACTCAGCCCGTCAAAATGAGATTTCCAATAACTCGGTGATGATGTCTGGAAATATAGAACTTACTCCGCGCTGGAAAGTCGGGTTTTCTTCGGGTTATGACTTTGTACAAAAAGGAGTTACCTTTACTCAATTCCGCTTTGAACGAGATTTATTGAGCTGGCGTATGGACTTCACTTGGGTTCCGATTGGAACGTATACAAGTTGGGGCTTCTTCATCGGAATTAAATCATCGATGTTAAGTGATATCAAGTGGGAAAAACGAAAAGCACCGGATAAACGCTATTTTTAA
- the rlmD gene encoding 23S rRNA (uracil(1939)-C(5))-methyltransferase RlmD, which translates to MKRKRTERIVFENVEVLDAGAKGVSVAKAPDGKVIFIPNVVPGDVVDIQTVKKRKAYYEGLAIKIHSYSKNRIEPVCQHFGACGGCKWQNMSYEQQLFYKNQEVQNNLKRIGKIELPEFEPILGSEKTLFYRNKMEFSFSNARWLTPEEIASGDEIGKENALGFHIPKMWDKILDIQKCHLQQDPSNAIRNEIRTFANANNLSFFNPREQEGLLRTLMIRTSSIGEIMVMIQFFYDNQEERELLMDHLAVTFPEITSLQYVVNGKANDTIYDQDVVLYKGRDYILEEMEGLKFSINAKSFYQTNSDQAYELYKITRDYAELTGNELVFDLYTGTGTIAQFVSKKAKKVVGVEAVPEAIADAKINAERNGITNCDFFVGDMKNVFNDEFIATHGHPDVIITDPPRDGMHKDVVDMLLKVAPKRIVYVSCNSATQARDLALLDAKYKVTKVRPVDMFPQTHHVENVVQLELK; encoded by the coding sequence ATGAAAAGAAAGAGAACAGAAAGAATCGTATTCGAAAACGTAGAAGTCCTTGATGCAGGTGCAAAAGGCGTTTCGGTAGCTAAAGCTCCTGACGGGAAAGTTATTTTTATTCCCAATGTTGTTCCAGGAGATGTTGTTGATATCCAAACCGTTAAAAAACGCAAAGCGTATTATGAAGGGTTGGCTATAAAAATTCACAGCTATTCTAAAAACCGTATTGAACCCGTGTGTCAACATTTCGGTGCTTGCGGAGGCTGTAAGTGGCAAAATATGTCTTATGAGCAACAGTTGTTTTACAAAAATCAAGAAGTTCAAAATAACCTTAAACGCATTGGTAAAATTGAACTACCTGAATTTGAGCCTATTTTGGGTTCTGAAAAAACGCTGTTTTACAGAAATAAAATGGAGTTTTCTTTCTCTAATGCTCGTTGGTTAACACCAGAAGAAATTGCTAGTGGAGACGAGATTGGCAAAGAAAATGCCTTGGGCTTTCACATCCCTAAAATGTGGGATAAAATTTTAGACATTCAAAAATGTCATTTACAACAAGATCCATCTAATGCAATTCGCAACGAGATTCGAACATTTGCCAATGCAAATAACCTATCTTTCTTTAATCCAAGAGAACAAGAAGGCTTATTGCGTACCTTAATGATTCGCACAAGCTCAATTGGAGAAATCATGGTTATGATTCAATTCTTCTATGATAATCAAGAAGAAAGAGAATTGCTTATGGATCATTTAGCTGTAACTTTCCCAGAAATTACTTCATTACAATATGTGGTAAATGGCAAGGCTAATGATACCATCTATGACCAAGACGTTGTTTTATACAAAGGACGTGATTACATCTTAGAAGAGATGGAAGGTTTAAAATTCAGTATCAATGCTAAATCGTTCTATCAAACCAATTCCGATCAGGCGTATGAATTGTATAAGATTACACGCGATTATGCTGAGTTAACAGGAAATGAACTCGTATTCGATTTATATACGGGAACAGGAACTATTGCGCAATTCGTTTCGAAAAAAGCGAAAAAAGTAGTGGGTGTTGAGGCTGTACCGGAAGCAATTGCTGATGCTAAAATCAATGCAGAACGCAACGGAATAACCAACTGTGATTTCTTTGTGGGGGACATGAAAAATGTATTCAATGATGAGTTCATTGCTACCCATGGACATCCAGACGTAATCATTACCGATCCACCAAGAGATGGAATGCACAAAGATGTGGTAGATATGCTTTTAAAAGTAGCGCCTAAACGCATTGTGTATGTAAGTTGTAATTCAGCGACTCAAGCAAGAGATTTAGCTTTATTAGACGCCAAATACAAAGTAACAAAAGTTCGTCCTGTAGATATGTTTCCACAGACGCATCACGTAGAAAATGTAGTGCAATTGGAATTAAAATAA
- a CDS encoding BadF/BadG/BcrA/BcrD ATPase family protein, which produces MKIIVDSGSTKADWIFFDQDNKVITSVTSLGLNPEVITLEEFHTRVNTVPDIAKNKDKVTELYFYGSGCGSNRSKTTVRDFFTSYFINCQSINVHEDTYAAVYATVGKSEKGIVCINGTGSNVSYYDGVVIHQKVQSLGYMAMDDCSGSALGRLMIKALFLNYMPVELAKKFTQKYDLDADVVKYNFYKKENPNAYLASFLPFLIEHKNHPFFQTMIEEQVVFFVEHYIKSHPESSSVPVHFVGSVAYFLQDEFKAVLHKHGITIGKIIQKPLDGLIDYHK; this is translated from the coding sequence ATGAAAATAATCGTCGATAGCGGTTCTACAAAAGCAGATTGGATCTTTTTTGATCAAGATAATAAAGTGATAACTTCGGTGACAAGCCTTGGGCTTAATCCCGAAGTTATTACATTAGAGGAGTTCCATACTCGAGTAAATACGGTTCCTGATATTGCCAAAAACAAGGATAAAGTAACGGAATTGTACTTCTATGGTTCGGGTTGTGGCTCGAATCGAAGTAAAACAACCGTTCGCGATTTTTTTACCTCGTATTTTATCAACTGTCAATCAATTAACGTGCATGAGGATACTTATGCAGCCGTTTATGCAACTGTTGGAAAGAGTGAAAAAGGTATTGTTTGCATCAATGGAACGGGCTCTAATGTCTCGTATTACGATGGAGTAGTTATTCATCAAAAAGTGCAATCGTTAGGCTATATGGCTATGGATGATTGCAGTGGGAGTGCTTTAGGACGATTGATGATTAAAGCGTTATTCTTAAACTATATGCCCGTTGAATTAGCGAAGAAATTTACACAGAAATACGATTTAGATGCAGATGTGGTGAAGTATAACTTCTATAAAAAGGAAAATCCAAATGCGTATTTAGCTTCTTTTCTACCTTTTTTAATTGAACACAAGAATCATCCTTTTTTTCAAACAATGATTGAAGAACAGGTGGTTTTTTTTGTAGAACATTATATTAAAAGTCACCCAGAATCAAGTAGTGTACCGGTGCATTTTGTAGGATCAGTTGCTTATTTTTTACAAGATGAGTTTAAAGCAGTTTTACATAAGCATGGAATTACAATTGGAAAAATCATTCAAAAACCACTGGATGGATTAATCGATTATCACAAATAA
- the gap gene encoding type I glyceraldehyde-3-phosphate dehydrogenase, whose amino-acid sequence MKTRVGINGFGRIGRLMLREAVKRNDIEIVAVNDLMAVEQLAYLIKYDSVHGRFDGTVEVVDGHLIVNGKEIRVTAERNPLLLKWDEVKVDVVADCTGVFKDLAGAQQHIDAGAKKVLISSPSPDAPMYVMGVNEKQLKPTDTIVSNASCTTNCLAPLAKVLNDSFGIVEGLMTTIHAATATQYTVDGPSKKDFRGGRSALVNIIPASTGAAKAVGKVIPELKGKITGMSMRVPTADVSVVDLTVKLAKSTTYENVMAVLKQASENELKGIMAFVEDDVVSQDFVSDPHTCIVDAKAGIALNETFYKFVAWYDNEYGYAAKMVDMAVLLTTVK is encoded by the coding sequence ATGAAAACAAGAGTAGGGATCAATGGTTTTGGACGTATCGGACGTTTAATGCTAAGAGAAGCGGTAAAGAGAAACGACATCGAGATCGTTGCAGTTAATGATTTAATGGCTGTTGAACAACTAGCTTATTTAATCAAATACGATTCTGTACATGGTCGTTTTGATGGAACGGTGGAAGTTGTGGATGGGCATTTAATTGTCAACGGAAAAGAAATCCGCGTTACAGCTGAACGCAATCCATTGTTGCTGAAATGGGATGAGGTAAAAGTAGATGTTGTAGCAGATTGTACAGGAGTATTTAAAGATTTAGCAGGTGCACAACAGCATATTGATGCAGGTGCAAAAAAAGTGCTAATTTCTTCTCCATCGCCAGATGCTCCAATGTATGTGATGGGAGTAAATGAAAAACAATTAAAACCAACAGATACAATTGTTTCGAATGCTTCTTGTACAACAAACTGTTTGGCGCCTTTAGCTAAAGTATTGAATGATTCATTTGGTATTGTAGAAGGGTTGATGACAACGATTCACGCAGCAACAGCAACACAATACACTGTAGATGGACCTTCTAAAAAAGATTTTAGAGGAGGACGTTCTGCTTTAGTAAATATTATTCCAGCTTCTACAGGAGCAGCAAAAGCAGTAGGGAAAGTAATTCCTGAGTTAAAAGGGAAAATTACAGGAATGTCGATGCGTGTACCAACAGCTGACGTTTCAGTAGTGGATTTAACTGTAAAGCTAGCGAAATCAACAACCTATGAAAATGTAATGGCGGTGTTGAAGCAAGCAAGTGAAAATGAATTAAAAGGAATTATGGCATTTGTTGAAGATGATGTAGTTTCTCAAGATTTCGTTTCAGATCCACATACGTGTATTGTAGATGCTAAAGCAGGTATTGCTTTGAATGAAACTTTTTATAAATTCGTTGCTTGGTACGATAATGAATATGGTTATGCTGCTAAAATGGTAGATATGGCTGTATTGTTAACTACAGTAAAGTAA
- a CDS encoding methylglyoxal synthase, whose amino-acid sequence MEIAIIAHDGKKDEMLAFIQKNRAILSREGIELIATGTTGGIAQKEGFEVLRMLSGPLGGDAQIAARVAEGKTNMVLFFKDPLGKHAHEPDINMLLRVCDVHNVPLATNEASAQLLLHAIE is encoded by the coding sequence ATGGAAATAGCAATAATTGCCCATGATGGTAAAAAAGATGAAATGCTAGCGTTTATTCAGAAAAACCGCGCCATTTTATCAAGAGAAGGCATTGAGTTAATTGCCACTGGAACAACAGGTGGAATTGCACAAAAAGAAGGGTTTGAAGTATTGCGTATGCTATCTGGACCATTAGGTGGAGATGCTCAAATTGCAGCTCGTGTGGCAGAAGGAAAAACTAATATGGTTTTGTTCTTTAAAGATCCACTAGGGAAACATGCACATGAACCTGACATCAATATGTTGCTTCGCGTTTGTGACGTACACAACGTTCCTTTAGCAACGAATGAGGCTAGTGCTCAGTTGCTCTTGCATGCGATAGAATAG
- the pfkA gene encoding 6-phosphofructokinase: protein MSNLIRKIGVLTSGGDAPGMNAAIRAIVRTCSYHDVMCVGVFRGFQGLVEGDFEVLGPRDVNYIINKGGTILKTARSAAFRTEEGRKAAYENLKNAQIDALIVIGGDGSFTGAMLLSKEFDIPVMGIPGTIDNDINGTSHTIGFDTALNTVVDAVDKIRDTASSHKRLFFVEVMGRDAGHIALNAGIGAGAEEIIIPEENLGLERLLESLKKSKLSGKSSSIVIVAEGEKLGKNVFELGEYVEEHLPEYEVRVSVLGHMQRGGAPSCFDRVLASRLSVKAVETLLEGGKNFMVGLINDQVALTPLENIVKGHTAVDAELLRVSDIITI, encoded by the coding sequence ATGAGTAACCTTATAAGAAAGATAGGGGTTTTAACTTCTGGGGGTGATGCTCCTGGAATGAACGCAGCAATCAGAGCGATTGTTCGTACATGTTCTTACCACGATGTAATGTGTGTAGGGGTATTTAGAGGATTTCAAGGATTAGTAGAAGGAGATTTTGAAGTGTTAGGTCCACGTGATGTCAACTATATCATTAACAAAGGAGGAACCATTTTAAAAACAGCACGCAGTGCTGCATTTAGAACAGAGGAAGGAAGAAAGGCAGCCTATGAAAATCTGAAAAACGCTCAAATCGATGCCTTGATTGTTATTGGTGGTGATGGTAGTTTTACTGGTGCAATGCTATTGAGTAAAGAATTTGATATTCCAGTGATGGGAATTCCAGGTACTATTGATAATGATATCAATGGTACAAGCCATACAATTGGTTTCGATACAGCCTTGAATACAGTAGTTGATGCTGTAGATAAAATCAGAGATACCGCAAGTTCACATAAGAGACTCTTTTTCGTTGAGGTTATGGGACGTGATGCCGGACATATCGCGTTGAATGCTGGAATCGGAGCAGGAGCAGAGGAAATTATCATTCCAGAAGAAAACTTAGGCTTGGAACGTTTATTAGAATCGTTGAAGAAAAGCAAATTATCTGGGAAATCATCGAGTATCGTTATCGTTGCGGAAGGTGAAAAACTAGGGAAAAATGTTTTTGAACTAGGAGAATATGTGGAAGAACACCTACCGGAATATGAGGTTCGTGTATCCGTTTTAGGGCATATGCAAAGAGGTGGAGCTCCTTCGTGTTTTGATCGTGTTTTAGCGAGTCGATTGAGTGTAAAGGCAGTTGAAACGCTATTAGAAGGAGGTAAGAATTTCATGGTGGGATTAATTAATGATCAAGTTGCATTAACTCCGTTAGAAAATATCGTAAAAGGGCATACAGCAGTAGATGCAGAACTATTACGAGTATCAGATATAATTACAATTTAA
- a CDS encoding MlaD family protein: MKISREIKTAVLVLGAIALFIWGYSFLDGRNLFDNSTKYYVEYDNVEGLTTSSSVTINGLVVGKVSRININAQTGKLVVELMMTHPIDIAKSSVATIYSPGLLGGKGISIDPKFGDTDYAESGQYLKGDVQFDITEKLVGELEPLKVKLDEVLANANSMLVAINGVLDEQMQADLKTSVTELKGTLAGANKLMNGIEPQLKGTMTNLNVMSKNFVGLSQELSELDINGTFANLQSASANIDKILADIENGNGSVGKLLKDEELYKNLTGASKELEQLMRDLKENPKRYVHFSLFGKKATPYQEKEEKKE, encoded by the coding sequence TTGAAAATATCTAGAGAAATTAAAACAGCTGTTTTAGTATTAGGAGCAATTGCTTTATTTATTTGGGGATATTCTTTTTTAGATGGAAGAAACCTTTTTGATAATAGTACTAAATATTATGTTGAATACGATAATGTTGAAGGACTTACAACGTCTTCTAGTGTAACAATTAACGGTTTAGTCGTAGGAAAGGTATCTCGCATTAATATCAACGCACAAACAGGTAAGCTGGTGGTTGAATTAATGATGACGCATCCTATTGATATTGCAAAATCAAGTGTGGCAACAATTTATTCTCCTGGATTATTAGGAGGAAAAGGAATTTCCATCGATCCAAAATTTGGCGATACAGATTATGCTGAATCTGGACAATACTTAAAAGGAGATGTTCAATTTGATATTACAGAGAAATTAGTTGGCGAATTAGAACCTTTAAAAGTAAAACTTGATGAAGTATTAGCAAATGCAAATTCCATGTTAGTAGCCATTAATGGTGTATTGGATGAGCAAATGCAAGCGGATTTAAAAACGAGCGTTACAGAGTTAAAAGGAACGTTAGCTGGAGCTAATAAACTAATGAACGGAATTGAACCTCAATTAAAAGGAACCATGACAAACTTAAATGTCATGAGTAAAAACTTTGTAGGGCTTTCTCAAGAGCTAAGTGAATTGGATATTAACGGAACTTTTGCTAACTTACAGAGTGCTTCTGCTAATATTGATAAAATTTTAGCGGATATTGAAAATGGAAATGGTTCGGTAGGTAAGCTATTAAAAGATGAAGAACTCTATAAAAATCTAACAGGGGCTTCAAAAGAATTAGAGCAATTAATGCGCGATTTAAAAGAAAATCCAAAACGTTATGTTCACTTCTCTTTATTTGGTAAAAAGGCGACACCTTACCAAGAAAAGGAAGAAAAAAAGGAATAA